A single region of the Massilia sp. erpn genome encodes:
- the pilM gene encoding type IV pilus biogenesis protein PilM: protein MWMLWLLFALGAAAGHAALSSRVEPARTVAARADDLAQNMAVYRSAVAAYAAAHAGFNGTVADASLNLPAWYVRLPWWSNHVADGMVTVYASSPPPLGFAAELQRAAQYSMLAGEARGGKLHTPAFGDTGIILPAVVPNLAPVWLAPLN from the coding sequence ATGTGGATGCTATGGCTCTTGTTCGCGCTGGGTGCGGCGGCCGGTCACGCCGCCCTGTCCAGCCGCGTCGAACCTGCGCGCACGGTGGCGGCGCGCGCCGACGACCTGGCACAGAACATGGCGGTCTACCGTTCCGCCGTGGCGGCTTACGCCGCGGCACATGCGGGCTTCAACGGCACCGTGGCCGACGCCAGCCTGAATCTGCCGGCCTGGTATGTGCGCCTGCCGTGGTGGAGCAACCACGTGGCGGACGGCATGGTCACTGTGTACGCGTCGTCGCCGCCGCCGCTGGGCTTTGCCGCCGAGCTGCAGCGCGCGGCGCAGTACTCGATGCTGGCGGGCGAGGCGCGCGGCGGCAAGCTGCACACGCCCGCCTTCGGCGATACCGGCATCATCCTGCCCGCAGTGGTGCCGAATCTGGCTCCGGTATGGCTGGCGCCCCTGAATTGA
- the pilV gene encoding shufflon system plasmid conjugative transfer pilus tip adhesin PilV, whose amino-acid sequence MRRQNRGFTLIEVLGALAIGSALVAGIAALVEASLEESRGEQAALYQAQMTAAAARYINLDANYTQLLTATGGAASTVVTAAMLRAGNHLPQNVQAANAYGQTSCVLVRQSKPGQLDALVVSEGGRDIPAKSIAAVAAGAGPGAGYIPADAPTSARGAFNSWSQPLAAFGGGKCSGTAVAANHLASALFFNGAGQLAADFVYRKAQPGRPELNQMHTPLHMRAQAVEGSSDALCVAGDAATFGRIAVDASGALLNCKLGVWRGAGGSWKDPAASFAALPASENQAGDVRLALDTGRAFSWSGAAWIALAVDEQGNLAVPGRVTAGQMLLERVVVHRDACEPDGLLARDASGLLLSCQRGKWRKLIEFEATNVVFDRVFNTRPLDSGIDTSIDLSALPGARPLFITGDSCCVSRSNSRSVIRLELYDAAGKFLGYAGGCASQSAEGEGRVASAAGIALQQLPENAARLRVVLDISGEKRNNADTYIIILNSR is encoded by the coding sequence ATGCGCAGACAGAATCGGGGATTTACATTGATCGAGGTGCTGGGCGCGCTGGCGATCGGCAGCGCGCTGGTGGCCGGTATCGCCGCCCTGGTCGAAGCTTCGCTGGAAGAGAGCCGCGGCGAGCAGGCAGCCCTGTACCAGGCGCAGATGACGGCGGCGGCGGCCAGATACATCAACCTCGATGCCAACTATACGCAGTTGCTGACGGCGACCGGCGGCGCCGCATCTACCGTGGTCACAGCCGCCATGCTGAGGGCGGGCAACCATCTGCCGCAGAATGTGCAGGCTGCCAATGCCTACGGCCAGACGTCCTGCGTGCTGGTGCGGCAAAGTAAGCCGGGACAGCTCGATGCCTTGGTCGTGAGCGAGGGCGGGCGCGATATTCCCGCCAAGAGCATCGCCGCCGTGGCCGCCGGAGCGGGGCCCGGCGCCGGCTATATTCCCGCCGATGCACCCACCAGCGCACGCGGCGCCTTCAATTCCTGGTCGCAGCCGCTGGCCGCCTTCGGCGGCGGCAAATGCTCCGGAACGGCGGTGGCGGCCAACCACCTGGCCAGCGCCCTGTTCTTCAATGGCGCCGGCCAGCTCGCCGCCGATTTCGTCTACCGCAAGGCGCAGCCGGGAAGGCCCGAACTGAACCAGATGCATACGCCGCTGCATATGCGCGCCCAGGCCGTTGAAGGGAGTTCCGATGCGCTGTGCGTGGCGGGCGATGCGGCCACCTTTGGCCGCATCGCGGTTGACGCCAGCGGTGCCCTGCTGAACTGCAAACTTGGCGTCTGGCGCGGTGCGGGCGGCTCCTGGAAAGATCCGGCCGCCAGCTTTGCCGCCTTGCCGGCCAGCGAAAATCAGGCAGGCGATGTGCGGCTGGCGCTCGATACCGGCCGCGCCTTCAGCTGGAGCGGCGCTGCCTGGATCGCGCTGGCGGTCGATGAGCAGGGCAACCTGGCCGTGCCAGGCCGCGTCACCGCCGGCCAGATGCTGCTGGAGCGGGTCGTGGTCCACCGCGATGCCTGCGAGCCGGATGGCTTGCTGGCCAGGGATGCCAGCGGCTTGCTGCTGTCCTGCCAGCGCGGTAAATGGCGCAAGTTGATCGAATTCGAAGCCACCAATGTGGTGTTTGACCGAGTCTTCAATACCCGGCCTCTAGACAGCGGCATCGATACCAGCATCGACCTGAGCGCTTTGCCCGGTGCGCGTCCGCTGTTCATCACCGGCGATTCCTGCTGCGTCTCGCGCAGCAATAGCAGGTCCGTGATTCGCCTTGAGCTGTATGACGCGGCGGGGAAATTCCTGGGCTATGCCGGCGGTTGCGCCAGCCAGAGTGCCGAGGGCGAAGGACGGGTTGCCAGCGCTGCGGGCATCGCCCTGCAACAGCTTCCCGAAAATGCCGCACGGCTGCGTGTTGTCCTCGATATTTCCGGGGAAAAGCGGAATAACGCCGACACCTACATCATTATTTTGAATAGCCGTTGA
- a CDS encoding type II secretion system F family protein: MQLDLNRWWAKAQLSDGARLRLYRKIATMLANGLPLLKVLEDMQLRAADGGRKPKEAMAIVLDDWRRAVQNGQRLSDGMTGWVPPAEQMIIGAGEQSGRMEQALMAVINVVQSGQRIRRAVVGGLAYPLAIAAMIAAYIYIFGASVIPEFARMVDPTHWRGAARSLFLMSEFVRGWMPLLLLALAALVAVVLLSMPRWCGNTRVLADRLAPYSIYRLITGSSFLMAFAALQSSGITVEKALLRLSAGASPWLRERLDGALMGVKSGLNCGEALRNAGYGFPSPEIVEDLCIYADYRGFSDALKLLADEWLETGVERVSAQMKVLNGIAIVSLALVVAWLVTGFFGIQQEIAAMTRAMQ; the protein is encoded by the coding sequence ATGCAGCTTGACCTGAACCGCTGGTGGGCCAAGGCGCAGTTGAGTGATGGCGCGCGCCTGCGCCTGTACCGCAAGATCGCCACGATGCTGGCCAATGGCTTGCCGCTGCTGAAGGTGCTGGAAGACATGCAGCTGCGCGCCGCGGACGGCGGCCGCAAGCCGAAGGAGGCCATGGCCATCGTACTCGACGATTGGCGCCGCGCGGTGCAGAACGGCCAGCGCCTGTCGGACGGCATGACAGGCTGGGTGCCGCCGGCCGAACAGATGATCATCGGCGCGGGCGAGCAGTCGGGGCGCATGGAGCAGGCGCTGATGGCGGTCATCAATGTGGTGCAGTCGGGGCAGCGCATCCGGCGCGCCGTGGTGGGCGGCCTGGCGTATCCGCTGGCGATTGCGGCCATGATCGCCGCCTACATCTATATTTTCGGCGCCAGCGTCATTCCCGAATTCGCGCGCATGGTCGATCCCACGCACTGGCGCGGCGCGGCGCGTTCGCTGTTCCTGATGTCGGAATTCGTGCGCGGCTGGATGCCTTTGCTGTTGCTTGCGCTGGCGGCGCTGGTGGCCGTGGTGCTGCTCTCGATGCCGCGCTGGTGCGGCAATACGCGGGTGCTGGCGGACCGTCTGGCACCGTATTCGATCTACCGCCTGATCACCGGCAGCAGTTTTCTGATGGCGTTCGCGGCGCTGCAATCCTCTGGCATCACGGTCGAAAAGGCCTTGCTGCGCCTGTCGGCTGGCGCCAGTCCCTGGTTGCGCGAGCGGCTGGATGGCGCCTTGATGGGCGTGAAGTCCGGCCTGAACTGCGGCGAGGCGCTGCGCAACGCGGGCTATGGTTTTCCCTCGCCGGAGATTGTCGAGGATTTGTGTATCTACGCCGACTACCGCGGCTTTTCGGATGCGCTCAAGCTGCTGGCCGACGAGTGGCTGGAAACGGGTGTGGAAAGGGTCTCGGCCCAGATGAAGGTATTGAACGGTATTGCAATTGTGTCCCTGGCGCTGGTTGTGGCCTGGCTGGTAACGGGTTTTTTTGGCATTCAGCAGGAAATCGCCGCAATGACGCGTGCGATGCAATAA
- a CDS encoding lytic transglycosylase domain-containing protein, producing MLSPPGFQPLLARRHGLVLAAMLCALACAPAPARACWHEIGAKYGISPYLLHAIAKTESNLNPRAINRSNANGSYDIGLMQINSSWLPVLRRHGITEAQLYEPCVSIEVGAWILAQNIQQLGNSWTAVGAYNSPKPAVRLRYAARVYHNLAPEAAR from the coding sequence ATGCTTTCGCCTCCCGGTTTCCAGCCGCTCCTGGCGCGCCGCCATGGCCTCGTGCTGGCGGCAATGCTGTGCGCGCTCGCCTGCGCGCCGGCGCCGGCCCGGGCTTGCTGGCACGAGATCGGCGCCAAATACGGCATCAGTCCTTACCTGCTGCACGCCATTGCCAAAACCGAATCGAATCTGAATCCCCGGGCCATCAATCGCAGCAACGCGAACGGCAGCTATGACATCGGTCTGATGCAGATCAACAGCAGCTGGCTGCCTGTCTTGCGGCGGCACGGCATCACCGAGGCGCAGCTGTACGAACCCTGCGTCAGCATCGAAGTCGGTGCCTGGATACTGGCGCAGAACATCCAGCAGCTCGGCAATTCGTGGACGGCGGTCGGCGCTTACAACTCCCCCAAGCCGGCTGTCCGGCTGCGTTATGCGGCGCGCGTATATCACAATCTTGCGCCCGAGGCGGCGCGCTAA
- the pilV gene encoding shufflon system plasmid conjugative transfer pilus tip adhesin PilV, whose translation MNRQQGASMIELVGALAAGMLGLAGILAWTDAALEDGKGQQAARYQAQLTQAAQRYIDANYAALLAQAGPAMPARVTLAMLKASGHLAQQQAAVNAYGQSPCVLVRQSTPGRLDALVLSEGGSAIPARNLAYVASGAGRGGGFIPALTPAVAQGAFQSWSMPLAGFAGASCSGTAAAANHLASALFFDGPGQLSSDFLYRHAVPGQPQLNQMMTPLHLRATALEASSDSLCVAGNAATYGRIAVDASGGLLHCRLGVWRRPGGNWKEAVAAFAALPVSGNETGDVRLAGGQGRAFRWNGAAWTALQVDQSGHLLLPGRLNAGEALIGQTVLPRTACTADGQLARDAGNALLSCQLGKWRPLSESAITDSVFERSYSGSPLKPSPVIDNIDLAQLPGPRPLFITGIGYCQTANSTNSEAHVVFLDGAGKHVAKAGSCIADGLLDKGLVHVGTVIALQQIPENAATVQVLLRNADNGTAANQSALWLKILGSR comes from the coding sequence ATGAACAGGCAGCAAGGGGCTTCGATGATCGAGCTGGTGGGGGCACTGGCGGCCGGCATGCTGGGCCTGGCCGGCATTCTGGCCTGGACCGATGCCGCGCTGGAGGATGGCAAGGGGCAGCAGGCAGCGCGCTACCAGGCGCAGCTGACCCAGGCCGCCCAGCGCTACATCGACGCCAATTATGCGGCCTTGCTCGCTCAGGCGGGGCCGGCCATGCCGGCCCGTGTCACGCTGGCCATGCTGAAGGCCAGCGGCCACCTGGCGCAGCAGCAGGCCGCCGTCAATGCCTACGGCCAAAGCCCCTGCGTGCTGGTGCGGCAAAGCACGCCGGGACGGCTGGACGCGCTGGTGCTCAGCGAGGGGGGCAGCGCGATTCCGGCCAGGAACCTGGCCTATGTGGCGTCTGGCGCGGGACGCGGCGGCGGCTTCATTCCCGCCCTCACTCCGGCCGTGGCGCAAGGCGCTTTCCAGTCCTGGAGCATGCCGCTGGCGGGCTTCGCCGGGGCCAGCTGCTCGGGCACCGCGGCCGCTGCCAACCACCTGGCGAGCGCGCTGTTCTTTGACGGACCGGGCCAGCTCTCCAGCGATTTCCTATACCGGCATGCGGTGCCCGGCCAGCCGCAGCTGAACCAGATGATGACGCCGTTGCATTTGCGTGCCACGGCGCTTGAGGCCAGTTCGGACAGCCTATGCGTGGCAGGCAATGCCGCGACCTACGGCCGGATTGCCGTTGATGCCAGCGGCGGCTTGCTGCATTGCCGCCTGGGCGTGTGGCGGCGGCCGGGGGGCAACTGGAAGGAGGCGGTTGCCGCCTTTGCGGCGTTGCCGGTGAGCGGCAACGAGACCGGCGATGTCCGCCTGGCGGGCGGCCAGGGGCGCGCCTTCCGCTGGAATGGCGCGGCCTGGACCGCGCTGCAGGTGGACCAGAGTGGCCATCTGCTGCTGCCCGGACGCCTGAACGCCGGCGAGGCGCTGATCGGGCAGACCGTCTTGCCGCGGACCGCCTGCACGGCGGATGGCCAGCTGGCGCGTGATGCCGGCAATGCGCTGCTGTCCTGCCAGCTCGGCAAGTGGCGTCCGCTGAGCGAATCGGCCATCACCGACAGCGTTTTCGAGCGTTCATATTCGGGCAGCCCGCTCAAGCCAAGTCCGGTGATCGACAATATCGATCTAGCCCAGCTGCCAGGTCCGCGGCCCCTCTTTATCACCGGCATAGGTTACTGCCAAACAGCCAATTCAACCAATTCGGAAGCGCATGTGGTTTTCCTCGATGGCGCGGGAAAACACGTGGCCAAGGCCGGCAGCTGTATCGCCGATGGCCTGCTGGACAAGGGATTGGTTCACGTCGGCACCGTCATTGCCTTGCAGCAGATTCCCGAGAATGCCGCCACGGTGCAGGTCTTGCTGAGGAACGCTGACAATGGGACGGCGGCCAACCAGTCCGCACTGTGGCTGAAGATCCTGGGCAGCCGCTGA
- a CDS encoding type 4 pilus major pilin produces MTSICQRAAGRLVRRHFQRGASLLEGIAYLGIAAIVILGAVSLLTSAFGSANTNRSHGELTSIRTGVKKLFMGQAGGYGTGDLTATLISAKAHPNSLFVSDGKLTNSWNGAVTVTGAGNTFTIAYDAVPKDVCVSMVSSGNDWVFVKVNKGSNVALPITPAAAATSCDTASNSITWTSS; encoded by the coding sequence ATGACTTCGATCTGTCAACGCGCGGCTGGCCGTCTGGTCCGCCGTCATTTCCAGCGCGGCGCCTCGCTGCTGGAGGGCATCGCCTATCTGGGCATTGCCGCCATCGTCATTCTCGGCGCGGTTTCGCTGCTGACCAGTGCTTTCGGCAGCGCCAACACCAACCGCAGCCACGGTGAATTGACCTCGATCCGCACCGGCGTCAAGAAGCTGTTCATGGGACAGGCGGGCGGCTACGGCACGGGCGATCTGACGGCAACCCTGATCAGCGCGAAAGCGCATCCGAATTCGCTCTTTGTGAGCGACGGAAAATTGACGAACAGCTGGAATGGCGCCGTCACGGTCACCGGTGCGGGCAACACCTTCACGATCGCTTATGACGCCGTGCCGAAGGACGTTTGCGTCAGCATGGTCAGCAGCGGCAATGACTGGGTCTTTGTCAAAGTTAACAAGGGCAGCAATGTGGCGCTTCCGATTACCCCTGCCGCAGCTGCCACCAGCTGCGATACGGCCAGCAATTCCATTACCTGGACCTCCAGCTAA